The following proteins are encoded in a genomic region of Ailuropoda melanoleuca isolate Jingjing chromosome 10, ASM200744v2, whole genome shotgun sequence:
- the ZNHIT1 gene encoding zinc finger HIT domain-containing protein 1: MVEKKTSVRSQDPGQRRVLDRAARQRRINRQLEALENDNFQDDPHAGLPQLGKRLPQFDDDADTGKKKKKTRGDHFKLRFRKNFQALLEEQNLSVAEGPNYLTACAGPPSRPQRPFCAVCGFPSPYTCVSCGARYCTVRCLGTHQETRCLKWTV; the protein is encoded by the exons ATGGTGGAAAAGAAAACTTCGG TCCGCTCCCAGGATCCCGGACAGCGGCGGGTGCTAGACCGGGCAGCGAGACAGCGCCGCATCAACAGGCAGCTCGAGGCCTTGGAGAATGACAACTTCCAGGACGACCCCCATGCAGGACTCCCCCAGCTCGGCAAAAGGCTGCCTCAGTTTGATGATGATGCAGACACCG gaaagaaaaagaagaaaactcgAGGCGATCATTTTAAACTTCGCTTCCGAAAGAACTTTCAAGCCTTGCTGGAGGAGCAG AACCTGAGTGTGGCCGAGGGCCCCAACTACCTGACAGCCTGTGCAGGACCCCCCTCCCGGCCCCAGCGCCCCTTCTGTGCTGTCTgtggcttcccctccccctatACGTGTGTCAGCTGTGGGGCCCGCTACTGCACTGTGCGCTGTCTGGGCACCCACCAGGAGACCAG GTGCCTGAAGTGGACTGTGTGA